The DNA region ATGGTTTTCGGTTCAAAAAAGAACAATGTGAACGCCAAAGCCAGATACGGAAAGATACCAATTTGAAATACCGCCGAATTGAACAGATGAAAAAACACCGCAACCGCAAATGCATATTTTCGGGTGGGTTTGTACAATAGCAGTGGAACTATCAATCCGTCGAACAAAATGCCACCGTAAGCCATAATATAGTGCATCCATTTTTGTTGGAGCAAATCGCCCACCAAAAAATAGTTTTGCTTGTTTTTCATAAACACTTCAATAACCGTGGTATCCAACCAATCGGGATAAAACTTAGCCACCGAAGCATAAGTGTAAACAATAAAAAGTTGTAAAATAATCACCCAACGGCACCATTGCGGCATGGAAATATTTTTAATTTCTGGATGGCGTTTAGCATCGAGTGAAGCATAACGATGGGCTGGAAGACAAACCATAATGGCACTGACTAACATCAACAAATAATAATGGTTGTTGTACGACGACTTCTGCATTAAATACGTGGCCGACCACATCAACGTAAACGCCAACATACTAAATCGGTATTTATAGCCCAGCATAATGAACAAACCGAAAACGCCCATCAATACATAATAAATGTACATGCCGTTCCCCGGCAATGGCTGCAACCATTCAAAACCAATAAAGGAAAAGGTAAATTGCGGATCGATTAAGGTTGTTTTTACCCAGTCGGTAAAAATAGCTCCCACCGATTCTAAAAAACAAAGCAGTCCAAAAATAATTCGGAATACAATTAATGCCGAATTATCAATTCGCTTGAACAGCCCGTTATTACCCATTTTGGTTTGAAATAAAATGTAGTGCGGTTTGTTTATCGAGCGATAATTGTGCTTTTAGTGCTTCCACCGATTCGAATCGCTGCTCGTCACGGATGCGTTGCAACAAATCTACTTGGATGGTTTCGCCGTAAATATCGGCATCAAAATCAAAAAAGTGCACCTCTATGGTTTGTTGGCTGCCATTTACCGTGGGATTAGTACCAATATTCATCATTCCAAAAACCGTTTTATTGTTGATTTTTGAACTGACGATGTACGCTCCCTGTTTGGGAATAAGCTTATAGTCTTCGGGAATCTGAATGTTTGCCGTGGGGAAATTGAGTTGCCTTCCCAAACCTTTTCCCTTTGCCACCACTCCAGTTAACATAAACGGATAGCCCAAATAAGCATTTGCTTTGGCAATATCGCCTTC from Tamlana crocina includes:
- a CDS encoding HTTM domain-containing protein; translated protein: MGNNGLFKRIDNSALIVFRIIFGLLCFLESVGAIFTDWVKTTLIDPQFTFSFIGFEWLQPLPGNGMYIYYVLMGVFGLFIMLGYKYRFSMLAFTLMWSATYLMQKSSYNNHYYLLMLVSAIMVCLPAHRYASLDAKRHPEIKNISMPQWCRWVIILQLFIVYTYASVAKFYPDWLDTTVIEVFMKNKQNYFLVGDLLQQKWMHYIMAYGGILFDGLIVPLLLYKPTRKYAFAVAVFFHLFNSAVFQIGIFPYLALAFTLFFFEPKTIQKLFLKKKPFYEGNEIELPKYKDAWITVFSIYFIVQIALPLRHHFFEDDVLWTEEGHRLAWRMMLRTKGAQIAYWVEDKQSGKREHINLSEYLTPKQKRAASTKPDVIWQFAQHLKNKYKAEGKDVAVYVNSKVSVNGKPFKTLINPDVDLASVEWQHFKHSDWILPSKTAVIEEVIP